One window of uncultured Methanobrevibacter sp. genomic DNA carries:
- a CDS encoding TrkH family potassium uptake protein, whose translation MRYINRHDLLIIARNIGIIMVGIGMMCLIPIAVDLIYLEFNFLYYLIPAFLSIGIGLALIKALDKYSIDKIRLKHAMIVSSLSWLWAGILCGMVLYFVTDISIVDSIFESMSALTGSGITIYSDVEVLPQSILFFRAFQQWIGGLGVVLMIISVLAKPGSISAKLYQSEAREERIKPSTKATVKQIIKIYLVYTLFGIILYVLAGMPVFDSVCNTFCIISTGGMSIKNANIGFYQNDVIYFITIILMILGATSFLVHFRIIKTRGKSFIRDLQFKTMISLIAVSSILIYFISNILPMDIVFVVVSAVTTTGASIQSSTVMGGWHPFVIFIIMMLMLIGGSTGSTVGAIKLMRIITFFKGIYKNSREIWSPRGSVVSMQMDNRELKEKISAQSGNYIALYLILILITWSLLCLYGHDPLNSLFFSMSMQGNVGLEIGSMSQTIEMPLKIIGIFNMWAGRLEIYPLLITLRAFFELFKS comes from the coding sequence ATGAGGTATATTAACAGACATGATTTGCTTATCATTGCCCGAAATATTGGCATAATCATGGTCGGGATTGGAATGATGTGCTTGATTCCGATTGCTGTTGATTTGATATATCTTGAATTCAATTTTTTATATTATCTTATTCCTGCTTTTCTATCAATTGGTATTGGCTTGGCATTAATTAAAGCTTTAGATAAATATTCGATTGATAAAATACGTTTAAAGCATGCTATGATAGTATCTTCCCTGTCATGGCTTTGGGCGGGCATTTTGTGCGGTATGGTGCTTTACTTTGTTACGGACATAAGCATTGTTGACAGTATTTTCGAAAGCATGTCTGCTTTAACTGGAAGTGGTATAACTATATATAGTGATGTTGAGGTTCTGCCTCAAAGCATATTATTTTTCAGAGCATTTCAGCAGTGGATTGGTGGTTTGGGTGTTGTGTTAATGATAATATCTGTTTTGGCAAAACCCGGTTCCATATCTGCAAAATTATATCAGTCAGAAGCTCGTGAGGAACGCATTAAACCGTCTACCAAAGCTACAGTCAAACAAATCATCAAGATTTATTTAGTTTACACTTTATTTGGGATTATTTTGTATGTTCTTGCAGGAATGCCGGTTTTTGATTCAGTGTGCAATACATTCTGCATTATTTCAACCGGAGGTATGAGTATTAAAAATGCAAATATAGGATTTTATCAAAATGATGTAATTTATTTCATAACAATTATTTTGATGATACTGGGTGCTACCAGCTTTTTAGTTCACTTTAGAATCATTAAAACAAGGGGAAAATCATTTATTCGGGATTTGCAATTTAAAACAATGATTTCTTTAATTGCTGTTTCATCCATATTGATATATTTCATTTCAAATATACTTCCTATGGATATTGTATTTGTCGTTGTTTCTGCGGTTACTACCACCGGGGCCAGCATTCAAAGTTCGACAGTTATGGGCGGCTGGCATCCATTTGTGATATTTATTATAATGATGCTGATGCTTATTGGAGGTTCAACCGGTTCTACAGTTGGTGCAATTAAATTGATGCGTATCATTACCTTTTTTAAAGGAATATATAAAAATTCACGTGAAATCTGGTCTCCCCGTGGAAGTGTTGTTTCAATGCAGATGGATAATCGGGAACTCAAAGAAAAGATTTCTGCCCAAAGCGGAAATTATATAGCTCTTTATCTGATTTTAATATTGATTACTTGGTCACTGTTGTGTTTGTATGGACATGACCCTCTCAATTCTTTATTTTTTTCCATGTCCATGCAGGGTAATGTCGGTTTGGAAATAGGTTCTATGTCCCAGACAATTGAAATGCCGTTGAAAATCATTGGAATTTTCAATATGTGGGCTGGAAGACTGGAAATATATCCTTTGCTGATTACATTAAGAGCATTTTTTGAATTGTTTAAATCATAA
- the pyk gene encoding pyruvate kinase — protein MKKTKIICTIGPASNSVEVMVKMVKFGMDCARINLSHATREDILNTIDVVNEARRVCDRPIAILYDTKGPEFRTLEFSGGGVFLKKGDTIRMSKTCISGNQEEFGVNHSEAIDFIEVGDKVLVDNALLELEVIDKKNDHVVLKALGNGKIQDHKTINVPGVNLNLDFISDVDRNDIAFAAKHACDYLALSFVNSRDDVIAARKIIEEAGGEASIISKIESRMGIENIDDIIDESDGIMIARGDLGVEVPMEEVPMLQKSIIKKCREKGKFAIVATEMLASMYENPRPSRAEVSDVANAVLDGTDCVMLSGETTIGKYPVPAVIIMSRICEYVESTIDYSKHTAYLGSIGISDTIAKLVVEAVEYSDIKLIVTPTMTGFTAQKISNLRPNATILACCPSYRIADKVILNFGVKPVKTDIYENTDEMVENAKRIAQEEFDLNEGDLIVITGGFPLGKTKKTNYLKIIPI, from the coding sequence GTGAAAAAAACAAAAATTATATGTACTATAGGGCCGGCATCCAATTCTGTTGAAGTTATGGTTAAAATGGTTAAGTTTGGTATGGATTGTGCACGTATTAATCTTAGCCACGCTACACGTGAAGATATACTGAATACTATTGATGTGGTTAATGAAGCACGCAGAGTATGTGACAGGCCTATAGCTATACTCTATGATACAAAAGGGCCGGAATTTAGAACTTTGGAATTTAGCGGCGGGGGAGTATTTCTTAAAAAAGGGGATACTATCCGAATGAGTAAAACCTGCATTTCAGGCAATCAGGAGGAATTTGGAGTCAATCATAGTGAAGCTATTGATTTTATTGAAGTGGGGGATAAAGTACTTGTTGATAATGCTTTGCTTGAATTGGAAGTTATTGATAAGAAAAATGATCATGTCGTATTGAAAGCTTTGGGAAACGGTAAAATTCAGGACCATAAAACAATCAATGTTCCGGGTGTTAACTTAAATCTGGATTTCATAAGTGATGTGGATAGAAATGACATTGCTTTTGCAGCAAAGCACGCATGTGATTATCTGGCTTTGTCATTTGTAAACTCAAGAGATGACGTTATTGCTGCTCGAAAAATAATTGAAGAGGCTGGCGGTGAAGCTTCCATCATTTCAAAAATTGAAAGCAGAATGGGTATTGAAAATATAGATGATATAATTGACGAATCAGATGGAATCATGATTGCCCGTGGAGATTTGGGTGTGGAAGTTCCTATGGAAGAGGTTCCTATGCTTCAAAAGAGCATTATTAAAAAATGCCGTGAAAAGGGTAAGTTTGCAATTGTAGCTACTGAAATGCTGGCGTCCATGTATGAAAATCCAAGACCTTCAAGAGCAGAAGTTTCTGATGTGGCTAATGCCGTATTGGACGGGACTGATTGCGTGATGTTGTCTGGAGAAACTACAATTGGGAAGTATCCAGTACCTGCGGTTATCATAATGAGTAGAATTTGTGAATATGTGGAATCCACTATTGACTATTCAAAGCATACTGCTTATCTCGGATCAATCGGTATCAGTGATACAATAGCAAAACTTGTTGTTGAAGCTGTAGAGTATTCCGATATTAAATTGATTGTCACTCCAACAATGACTGGATTTACTGCTCAAAAAATCAGTAATTTAAGGCCGAACGCTACAATATTGGCATGCTGTCCGTCTTATCGTATTGCAGATAAAGTTATTTTAAATTTTGGTGTTAAACCGGTAAAAACAGACATATATGAAAACACTGATGAGATGGTTGAAAATGCAAAACGCATCGCTCAGGAAGAATTTGACTTGAATGAAGGAGATTTGATAGTAATTACTGGAGGATTTCCCCTAGGTAAGACTAAAAAAACCAATTATCTAAAAATTATTCCAATTTAA